One segment of Pseudodesulfovibrio sp. 5S69 DNA contains the following:
- the fdnG gene encoding formate dehydrogenase-N subunit alpha, which yields MSVNRRSFLKLAAVTAVSSAFGGLGFETVAEAKAVDRIAMLQPKWSKQTTSVCCYCAVGCGLIVNTDLKTKRAVNVEGDPDHPINEGANCAKGAAIWQLAENKERPPRPMYRAPYSSEWKEVSWDWALGEIAKRVKKTRDESFTEKNAKGQVVNRCNGLASVGSAAIDNEECWTFQAMLRALGLVWIEHQARICHSSTVAALAESFGRGAMTNHWNDIANSDVILVMGSNAAENHPISFKWVTKAMTRGAKLIHVDPRFTRTSAKADLYCQLRAGTDIAVLGGLIKYILDNDLIQRDYVVSHTNATFVVGNDFTFNDGLFSGYTKNGDDADYAGSYDKSQWAFEKDDKGLPKKDPTLKHPRCVYNLLKNHYARYDVDKVVATSGIDKAGLLEFYKLFAATGKPEKAGTIMYAMGWTQHTVGTQYIRTMAMVQLLLGNIGVAGGGVNALRGESNVQGSTDHCLLWHILPGYLATPNASLNTYEQYVTTKAKPYLEGAKDPKSAAWWQYYPKYMASFLKAMYPEASLDDAYTWLPKAEDGTTYTWLQLFEHMDKKAFTGFFAWGMNPACGGANASKNRRAMANLDWMVNVNIFDNETGSFWRGPGMDPKKVKTEVFFLPCCVSIEKEGSVTNSGRWMQWRYQGPTPRGESKSDGHIMTELFEAIRKLYAAEGGAYPEPIKGLGIEQWKKDGQYDSNNVAKLINGYFLKDVTIKGKTYKKGTLVPSFAFLQDDGSTSSGNWLYCNSYTENGNMAARRSTEQTPEQAKIGLFPNWSWCWPVNRRIIYNRASCDNTGKPYAPQRPVIAWNGKKWIGDVPDGGWAPGTKYAFIMEPHGHGHVFGPGRADGPFPEHYEPMETLFTSHGFSSQLNNPTALRFTHEAMAVADPKYPYVATTYRVTDHWQTGLMTRHVPWLLETQPQMFVEMSEELAKEKDIKNGEKVTVESIRGSVWAIAIVTKRMHPLTIMGKTVYQIGMPWCFGWQMPHDGSGGDSSNLLTPSVGDPNTGIPETKVFVANVHKM from the coding sequence ATGAGCGTCAACAGAAGAAGCTTTCTCAAACTGGCCGCAGTGACCGCCGTGTCGTCGGCGTTCGGCGGGCTGGGGTTCGAAACCGTGGCCGAAGCAAAGGCCGTGGACCGGATTGCCATGCTGCAGCCCAAATGGAGCAAGCAGACCACCTCGGTATGCTGTTACTGCGCCGTGGGTTGCGGCCTGATCGTCAACACCGACCTCAAGACCAAGCGGGCCGTCAACGTCGAGGGTGACCCGGACCATCCTATCAACGAAGGCGCGAACTGCGCCAAGGGCGCGGCCATCTGGCAGTTGGCCGAAAACAAGGAACGTCCGCCGCGGCCCATGTACCGCGCCCCCTACTCCTCCGAATGGAAGGAGGTCTCCTGGGACTGGGCGCTGGGCGAGATCGCGAAAAGGGTCAAGAAGACGCGCGACGAAAGCTTCACCGAAAAGAACGCCAAGGGGCAGGTGGTCAACCGCTGCAACGGGCTGGCCTCGGTCGGTTCGGCGGCCATCGACAACGAGGAGTGCTGGACCTTCCAGGCCATGCTCCGCGCGTTGGGCCTGGTCTGGATCGAACATCAGGCGCGCATATGCCACAGCTCCACCGTGGCGGCCCTGGCCGAGAGCTTCGGCCGCGGGGCCATGACCAACCACTGGAACGACATCGCCAACAGCGACGTCATCCTGGTCATGGGCAGCAACGCCGCCGAGAACCATCCCATCTCCTTCAAGTGGGTGACCAAGGCCATGACCAGAGGGGCCAAGCTCATCCACGTGGACCCGCGCTTCACCCGCACCTCGGCCAAGGCCGACCTCTACTGCCAGTTGCGCGCCGGAACCGACATCGCCGTGCTCGGCGGGCTGATCAAGTACATCCTGGACAACGACCTGATCCAGCGCGACTACGTGGTCAGCCACACCAACGCGACCTTCGTCGTGGGCAACGACTTCACCTTCAACGACGGCCTGTTCAGCGGCTACACCAAGAACGGCGACGACGCGGACTATGCCGGTTCGTACGACAAGTCCCAGTGGGCCTTTGAAAAGGACGACAAGGGGCTGCCCAAGAAGGACCCGACCCTCAAGCACCCCCGCTGCGTCTACAACCTGCTCAAGAACCACTACGCGCGGTACGACGTGGACAAGGTGGTCGCCACCTCGGGCATCGACAAGGCGGGCCTGCTCGAATTCTACAAACTCTTCGCGGCCACGGGCAAACCGGAAAAGGCCGGGACGATCATGTACGCCATGGGCTGGACCCAGCACACCGTGGGCACGCAGTACATCCGGACCATGGCCATGGTCCAACTGTTGCTCGGCAACATCGGCGTGGCCGGCGGCGGGGTCAACGCCCTGCGCGGCGAGTCCAACGTCCAGGGCTCCACGGACCACTGCCTGCTGTGGCACATCCTGCCCGGCTACCTGGCCACCCCCAACGCGTCCCTGAACACCTACGAGCAGTACGTCACCACCAAGGCCAAGCCGTATCTGGAGGGGGCCAAGGACCCCAAGAGCGCGGCCTGGTGGCAGTACTATCCCAAGTACATGGCCAGCTTCCTCAAGGCCATGTACCCCGAGGCCTCCCTCGACGACGCCTACACCTGGCTGCCCAAGGCCGAGGACGGGACCACCTACACCTGGCTCCAGCTCTTCGAGCACATGGACAAGAAGGCCTTCACCGGCTTCTTCGCCTGGGGCATGAACCCGGCCTGCGGCGGCGCCAACGCGAGCAAGAACCGCAGGGCCATGGCCAACCTGGACTGGATGGTCAACGTCAACATCTTCGACAACGAGACCGGCTCCTTCTGGCGCGGCCCGGGCATGGACCCCAAGAAGGTCAAGACCGAGGTCTTCTTCCTGCCGTGCTGCGTATCCATCGAGAAGGAAGGGTCGGTGACCAACTCCGGCCGGTGGATGCAGTGGCGCTACCAGGGGCCGACCCCCAGGGGCGAGTCCAAGTCCGACGGCCACATCATGACCGAGCTCTTCGAGGCCATCCGGAAGCTGTACGCGGCGGAAGGCGGGGCCTACCCCGAGCCGATCAAGGGGTTGGGCATTGAGCAGTGGAAGAAGGACGGGCAGTACGACTCCAACAACGTGGCCAAGCTCATCAACGGCTACTTCCTCAAGGATGTGACCATCAAGGGCAAGACCTACAAAAAGGGGACCCTGGTGCCGAGTTTCGCGTTCCTCCAGGACGACGGCTCCACCTCCTCGGGCAACTGGCTGTACTGCAACTCGTACACCGAGAACGGCAACATGGCCGCGCGCCGGAGCACGGAGCAGACCCCGGAGCAGGCCAAGATCGGGCTGTTCCCCAACTGGTCGTGGTGCTGGCCGGTCAACCGGCGGATCATCTACAACCGGGCCTCCTGCGACAACACGGGCAAGCCCTATGCCCCGCAGCGGCCGGTCATCGCCTGGAACGGCAAGAAGTGGATCGGCGACGTGCCCGACGGCGGCTGGGCGCCCGGCACCAAGTACGCCTTCATCATGGAGCCGCACGGCCACGGCCACGTCTTCGGACCGGGCCGGGCGGACGGCCCCTTCCCCGAGCACTACGAGCCCATGGAGACCCTGTTCACGTCGCACGGGTTTTCGAGCCAGTTGAACAACCCGACGGCCCTGCGCTTCACGCACGAGGCCATGGCCGTGGCCGACCCGAAGTACCCGTACGTGGCCACGACCTACCGCGTGACCGACCACTGGCAGACCGGCCTGATGACGCGCCACGTCCCGTGGCTGCTTGAGACCCAGCCGCAGATGTTCGTCGAGATGAGCGAGGAACTGGCCAAGGAGAAGGACATCAAGAACGGCGAAAAGGTCACGGTCGAATCCATCCGGGGCTCGGTCTGGGCCATCGCCATCGTGACCAAGCGGATGCACCCGCTCACGATCATGGGCAAGACCGTGTACCAGATCGGCATGCCGTGGTGCTTCGGTTGGCAGATGCCCCACGACGGCAGCGGGGGCGACTCGTCCAACCTGCTGACCCCGTCGGTCGGCGACCCCAACACCGGCATCCCCGAAACCAAGGTCTTCGTGGCCAACGTCCACAAGATGTAA
- a CDS encoding 4Fe-4S dicluster domain-containing protein, which yields MNGKSFLVDLTRCTACRGCQVACKQWKKLPAEKTTNWGSYQNPKDLSSKTIRLVRFSEIMDNGTLRWLFFPEQCRHCVDAPCSTVPDNPKAIIHDPETGAVVYTELTAKEDGEAIRMACPYDIPRIDPETKVVNKCDMCIDRVRAGKLPACVQACPTGTMNFGDREDMLKLAQERLSAAKKKFPKAELVDPDETRVIFLAAVDPASYYEYLSSDASDVMPDSLTRKQFLAKLGKPIRSMNS from the coding sequence ATGAACGGTAAATCATTCCTGGTCGACCTGACCCGCTGCACCGCATGCCGGGGCTGTCAGGTCGCCTGCAAGCAATGGAAAAAGCTCCCCGCCGAGAAGACCACCAACTGGGGCTCGTACCAGAACCCCAAGGACCTGTCCTCCAAGACCATCCGGCTCGTCCGCTTCTCCGAGATCATGGACAACGGCACCCTGCGCTGGCTGTTCTTCCCGGAACAATGCCGCCACTGCGTGGACGCCCCCTGCTCCACCGTGCCCGACAACCCCAAGGCCATCATCCACGACCCGGAGACCGGAGCCGTGGTCTACACCGAACTGACGGCCAAGGAGGACGGCGAGGCCATCCGCATGGCCTGCCCGTACGACATCCCCAGGATCGACCCCGAGACCAAGGTCGTGAACAAGTGCGACATGTGCATCGACCGCGTCCGGGCGGGCAAGCTCCCGGCCTGCGTCCAGGCCTGTCCCACCGGGACCATGAACTTCGGCGACCGCGAGGACATGCTCAAGCTGGCCCAGGAGCGGCTGTCCGCGGCCAAGAAGAAGTTCCCCAAGGCCGAGCTGGTCGACCCGGACGAGACCCGCGTCATCTTCCTGGCCGCCGTCGACCCGGCGAGCTACTACGAATACCTGTCGTCCGACGCCTCCGACGTCATGCCGGACTCGCTGACCAGGAAGCAGTTCCTGGCCAAGCTCGGCAAGCCGATCCGGAGCATGAACTCCTAG
- a CDS encoding NAD-dependent succinate-semialdehyde dehydrogenase has protein sequence MSYATINPYSGETVATFNFATDDEVRQALDNAQNAFESWRESSFAERAAVMHKAAEILRRDKAEYARLLTLEMGKVTAEAEAEVDLSADIFDYYAKHAETQMAPRKLDVDPTTEGEYMLLAEPLGVLLAIEPWNFPYYQVARIIAPQLSAGNTLLLKHASIVPQSAAATEKLMREAGLPDGAFTNLYATRDQLELIINDPRVRGVALTGSERAGQVVATQAAKALKKSTLELGGNDAFVVLADADLDKTVKWGVFGRHWNGGQVCCSSKRMIIVDELYDRYREKYIKGVEGLKAGDPFDPETTLAPLSSQEAADQLKEKIAEAVKHGATATEVGPKVPETGAFVQPTILENVALDNPARYWEFFGPVSMLFRAKDEDDAVAIANDTPFGLGGSVFSSDLKHGEEVARRVSTGMVFVNRPTMVKADIPFGGVRNSGYGRELLDLGLKEFVNHKVVGVTGIDGAF, from the coding sequence ATGAGTTACGCCACCATCAATCCGTATTCCGGAGAAACCGTTGCCACCTTCAACTTCGCCACCGACGACGAAGTCCGCCAGGCCCTGGACAATGCCCAGAACGCCTTCGAATCCTGGAGGGAAAGCTCGTTTGCCGAGCGCGCCGCCGTCATGCACAAGGCCGCCGAGATCCTGCGCAGGGACAAGGCCGAGTACGCTCGGCTGCTGACGCTGGAGATGGGCAAGGTCACGGCCGAGGCCGAGGCCGAGGTGGACCTGTCCGCCGACATCTTCGACTATTACGCCAAGCACGCCGAGACCCAGATGGCCCCGCGCAAGCTGGACGTGGACCCGACCACCGAAGGCGAGTACATGCTCCTGGCCGAGCCGCTCGGTGTGCTGCTGGCCATCGAGCCGTGGAACTTCCCGTACTACCAGGTGGCCCGCATCATCGCTCCCCAGCTATCCGCGGGCAACACCCTGCTGCTCAAGCACGCCTCCATCGTGCCCCAGTCCGCGGCGGCCACGGAGAAGCTGATGCGCGAGGCCGGACTGCCGGACGGTGCGTTCACCAACCTCTACGCCACCCGCGACCAGCTCGAACTGATCATCAACGACCCGCGCGTGCGCGGCGTGGCCCTGACCGGCTCCGAGCGGGCGGGCCAGGTGGTCGCCACCCAGGCGGCCAAGGCCCTGAAGAAGTCCACCCTGGAGCTGGGCGGCAACGACGCCTTCGTGGTCCTGGCCGACGCCGACCTGGACAAGACCGTGAAGTGGGGCGTGTTCGGCCGCCACTGGAACGGCGGGCAGGTCTGCTGCTCGTCCAAGCGCATGATCATCGTGGACGAGCTGTACGACCGTTACCGCGAGAAGTACATCAAGGGCGTTGAGGGCCTCAAGGCCGGCGACCCCTTCGATCCCGAGACCACTCTGGCTCCGCTGTCCTCCCAGGAAGCGGCCGACCAGCTCAAGGAAAAGATAGCCGAGGCCGTGAAGCACGGGGCCACGGCCACCGAAGTGGGCCCCAAGGTCCCGGAGACGGGCGCGTTCGTGCAGCCCACCATCCTGGAGAACGTGGCGCTGGACAACCCGGCCCGCTACTGGGAGTTCTTCGGCCCGGTGTCCATGCTCTTCCGCGCCAAGGACGAGGACGACGCCGTGGCCATCGCCAACGACACCCCGTTCGGCCTGGGCGGCTCGGTCTTCTCCTCGGACCTGAAGCACGGCGAGGAAGTGGCCCGCAGGGTCTCCACCGGCATGGTCTTCGTCAACCGTCCGACCATGGTCAAGGCCGACATCCCCTTCGGCGGCGTCCGCAATTCCGGCTACGGCCGCGAATTGCTCGACCTCGGCCTGAAGGAGTTCGTCAACCACAAGGTGGTCGGCGTGACCGGTATCGACGGCGCGTTCTAG
- a CDS encoding plasma-membrane proton-efflux P-type ATPase has protein sequence MTTQTTDTNGKEQDYRSPEEVFKELDGSAQGLSGDEAARRLAKYGPNALEEHKVSPLMKFLGYFWGPIPWMIEVAAILSLAVRHWADFFIILALLVFNAVVGFWQEYQAGNAVDALKSKLALKGRVLRDGKWQSVEARDLVPGDVIRLRMGDIIPADCRLIDGDFLSVDQSALTGESLPVQKGLGNLAYSGSVAKQGEMEAVVTATGGETFFGKTARLVSDAKAVSHFQKAVIKIGDYLIFLSLALVAVLIVVQLFRGTPFLELVQFALILTVASIPVAMPAVLSVTMAVGALALSKHKAIVSRLESIEEMAGMDILCSDKTGTLTQNKLKLGDPVVFEAKDAAELILAGSLASKAENEDAIDIAVMDGLADKGVLATYTQEKFVPFDPVGKRTEASVKGPDGAEFKVSKGALQVILDLAGVDDEVRAKAEEASHGFAVKGYRTIGVARSDAGGDWRFLGILPLFDPPREDSRETIEQAGKHGIEVKMVTGDNLAIAKEISGQLNLGQNIAVAGKWLKADGEDGAKPLEAAEEVEQSDGFAQVFPEHKFNIVKLLQSRNHIVGMTGDGVNDAPALKQADMGIAVSGATDAARMAADLVLTAPGISVIINAVEEARRIFERMDSYAIYRITETIRIMIFVVVAMIVFNFYPITAIMIILLAFLNDVPIITIAYDRTWLDPNPVRWDMHRVLSVSVAMGVTGMCGSFLMLYLGLNWLHLTIAEVQTYIFLKMAVSGHLTLFVSRSRGYFWKRPYPAPVMIWSAVGTKLLGTFLAAYGFGLIAPIDWAAIGLVWAYSLVWAFLTDYVKMAIYHHMGEGSSHNRAFLCRVRESLHAGVCPDGRRGR, from the coding sequence ATGACCACACAGACTACGGATACGAACGGAAAGGAACAGGATTATCGCAGCCCCGAAGAGGTCTTCAAGGAGCTGGACGGTTCCGCGCAGGGATTGAGCGGCGACGAGGCCGCCAGGCGGCTGGCGAAATACGGGCCAAACGCCCTGGAAGAGCACAAGGTCAGCCCCCTGATGAAGTTTCTCGGCTATTTCTGGGGGCCGATCCCCTGGATGATCGAGGTGGCCGCCATACTTTCCCTGGCCGTGCGCCACTGGGCCGATTTCTTCATCATCCTGGCCTTGCTCGTGTTCAACGCGGTGGTCGGGTTCTGGCAGGAGTACCAGGCCGGCAACGCCGTGGACGCGCTCAAGAGCAAACTGGCCCTCAAGGGCCGGGTGCTGCGCGACGGCAAGTGGCAGAGCGTCGAGGCCCGCGACCTCGTGCCCGGCGACGTCATTCGTCTGCGCATGGGCGACATCATTCCGGCCGACTGCCGGTTGATCGACGGCGACTTTCTCAGCGTGGACCAGTCTGCCCTGACCGGCGAGTCCCTGCCCGTGCAGAAGGGCCTCGGCAACCTCGCCTACTCCGGGTCCGTGGCCAAGCAGGGCGAGATGGAGGCCGTGGTCACGGCCACGGGCGGGGAGACCTTCTTCGGCAAGACCGCCCGCCTGGTGTCCGACGCCAAGGCCGTGTCCCACTTCCAGAAGGCGGTCATCAAGATCGGCGACTACCTGATCTTTCTCAGCCTGGCCCTGGTGGCCGTGCTTATCGTGGTCCAGCTTTTCCGGGGCACCCCGTTCCTGGAGCTGGTCCAGTTCGCCCTGATCCTGACCGTGGCCTCCATCCCGGTGGCCATGCCCGCCGTGCTCTCGGTGACCATGGCCGTGGGCGCGCTGGCCCTGTCCAAGCACAAGGCCATCGTCTCGCGCCTGGAGTCCATTGAGGAGATGGCCGGCATGGACATCCTCTGCTCGGACAAGACCGGCACCCTGACCCAGAACAAGCTCAAGCTCGGCGACCCCGTGGTCTTCGAGGCCAAGGACGCGGCCGAGCTCATCCTGGCCGGGAGCCTGGCGTCCAAGGCCGAGAACGAGGACGCTATCGACATCGCCGTCATGGACGGGCTCGCGGACAAGGGCGTCCTGGCAACCTACACCCAGGAAAAGTTCGTCCCCTTCGACCCGGTGGGCAAGCGCACCGAGGCCTCGGTCAAGGGGCCTGACGGCGCGGAGTTCAAGGTCAGCAAGGGCGCGCTCCAGGTCATCCTGGACCTGGCCGGGGTGGACGACGAGGTCCGCGCCAAGGCCGAGGAGGCCTCTCACGGCTTCGCGGTCAAGGGCTACCGGACCATCGGCGTTGCCCGCAGCGACGCGGGCGGGGACTGGCGTTTCCTGGGCATCCTGCCTTTGTTCGACCCGCCGCGCGAGGACTCGCGGGAGACCATCGAACAGGCCGGGAAGCACGGCATCGAGGTCAAGATGGTCACCGGCGACAACCTGGCCATCGCCAAGGAAATCTCCGGGCAGCTCAACCTGGGGCAGAACATCGCCGTGGCCGGGAAGTGGCTCAAGGCGGACGGCGAGGACGGAGCCAAGCCCCTGGAGGCCGCCGAGGAGGTGGAGCAGTCCGACGGCTTTGCCCAGGTCTTCCCGGAGCACAAGTTCAACATCGTCAAGCTGTTGCAGTCGCGTAACCATATCGTGGGCATGACCGGCGACGGCGTCAACGACGCGCCCGCCCTGAAGCAGGCCGACATGGGCATCGCGGTGAGCGGGGCCACGGACGCCGCGCGCATGGCCGCGGACCTGGTCCTGACCGCGCCGGGCATCTCGGTGATCATCAACGCGGTGGAGGAGGCTCGGCGGATCTTCGAGCGCATGGACAGCTACGCCATCTACCGCATAACCGAGACCATCCGGATCATGATCTTCGTGGTCGTGGCCATGATCGTCTTCAATTTCTACCCGATCACGGCCATCATGATCATCCTGCTGGCCTTCCTCAACGACGTGCCGATTATCACCATCGCCTACGACCGCACCTGGCTGGATCCCAATCCGGTCCGCTGGGACATGCACCGGGTCCTGTCGGTCTCGGTGGCCATGGGTGTGACCGGGATGTGCGGCAGCTTTCTGATGCTCTATCTGGGACTGAACTGGCTGCACCTGACCATCGCCGAGGTCCAGACCTACATCTTCTTGAAGATGGCCGTGTCCGGGCACCTGACCCTGTTCGTCTCACGCAGCCGGGGGTATTTCTGGAAGCGGCCGTATCCCGCGCCGGTGATGATCTGGTCCGCCGTGGGCACCAAGCTCCTGGGCACCTTCCTGGCCGCCTACGGATTCGGGCTCATCGCCCCCATCGACTGGGCGGCCATCGGGCTGGTCTGGGCCTATTCCCTGGTCTGGGCCTTCCTGACCGACTACGTCAAGATGGCCATCTACCACCATATGGGCGAGGGCTCGTCGCACAACCGGGCCTTCCTGTGCCGGGTGCGGGAATCCCTGCACGCCGGGGTCTGCCCGGACGGCCGCCGGGGCCGCTGA
- a CDS encoding ABC transporter ATP-binding protein has protein sequence MTSANPIVSPAGADIELTGVSKTYAGVPAVENLTVRFAPGELCCLLGPSGCGKSTTLRLIAGLEQPDAGTVRIRGRDMRGLTPQRRNLGFVFQNYALFPHMGVRDNVAYGLRSRGGMREAAIREAVRDALSMVRLEGYGDRRVHELSGGEQQRVALARALVTGPDALLLDEPFSNLDARLREAMRFELAELRARLGITTVFVTHDKEEAFALADRIVLLRDARLEQAGAPEDLYRNPASPFAAGFLGSANCFVGEQGARLEELFGPMPGTGRGGLLVLRPERIRPFPDEDGPFTVAESLFMGPYVRYLLRLEPAPSFPLVEAHCPAFEQRLALGARVRAQLLPESV, from the coding sequence ATGACATCCGCTAACCCAATTGTATCTCCGGCCGGGGCCGACATCGAGCTGACCGGCGTGAGCAAGACCTACGCCGGGGTCCCGGCCGTGGAAAATCTGACCGTGCGCTTTGCGCCCGGCGAGTTGTGCTGTCTGCTCGGCCCGTCCGGGTGCGGCAAGTCCACCACCCTGCGGCTCATCGCCGGGCTGGAGCAACCGGACGCGGGGACCGTCCGCATCCGGGGCCGCGACATGCGCGGGCTCACGCCGCAACGGCGCAACCTCGGCTTCGTCTTCCAGAACTACGCCTTGTTCCCGCACATGGGCGTGCGGGACAATGTGGCCTACGGCCTACGCAGCCGGGGAGGGATGCGCGAGGCCGCGATCCGGGAGGCGGTCCGCGACGCCCTGTCCATGGTCCGGCTGGAAGGCTACGGCGATCGCCGAGTGCACGAGCTCTCGGGCGGGGAGCAGCAGCGGGTGGCCCTGGCCCGCGCCCTGGTCACCGGCCCGGACGCGCTCCTGCTGGACGAGCCGTTCTCCAACCTGGACGCCCGGCTGCGCGAGGCCATGCGCTTCGAGTTGGCCGAGCTGCGCGCCCGGCTCGGCATCACCACGGTCTTCGTCACCCACGACAAGGAGGAGGCGTTCGCCCTGGCCGACCGCATCGTGCTCCTGCGCGACGCGCGGCTGGAACAGGCAGGCGCGCCCGAGGACCTGTACCGCAACCCGGCCTCGCCCTTTGCCGCCGGGTTCCTAGGCAGCGCCAACTGCTTTGTCGGGGAGCAGGGCGCGCGCCTGGAGGAACTCTTCGGCCCCATGCCCGGGACCGGGCGCGGCGGCCTGCTGGTCCTGCGCCCGGAGCGCATCCGTCCCTTCCCGGACGAGGACGGTCCCTTCACCGTGGCCGAAAGCCTGTTCATGGGCCCCTACGTGCGCTATCTCCTGCGCCTCGAACCGGCCCCCTCCTTCCCGTTGGTGGAAGCGCACTGCCCGGCCTTCGAGCAGCGCCTTGCCCTCGGCGCACGGGTGCGCGCCCAACTGCTCCCGGAATCGGTCTGA
- a CDS encoding ABC transporter permease — protein sequence MPEPSAPPLRNRGYLISCAAFAVLILLVGYPALTVLLESVRPGGEWGLSAYARLWAGPRLGTVVGSSLGVALAGSLFASLMGGALAVVVAKTAAPLRKLMAATALLPIILPGFVTSIAYIFLFGRNGLITYRWLHISWDVYSWKSVLVLQSVDQTTTAFLLSLAALRTIDPALEEAAGSLGAGPWRVLRTITLALASPLGVAGFLLNFMHSMSDFGTPLVVGGPFDTLASASYTQLIGRYDPATASALNVVLLAFCLLAYSGYGVLESRFGRDRVMDQSRPVARLDLGWPGRAVWLGCLLFSLFMLALLGAVLLAAFTRNAGAGVAPTLMYFEAVFTRGFASARNTLVFSLAVGAVSALGGQILAYLIKRVRIPGARALDVLATLPFAVPGTFIGVGYALAFNRPPLILTGTWAIVVLNLVVRKLPMGLRAGASVLARQDRAQEEASFCLGASRLRTFLKVILPSVRTAMLAGGLYAFVTSVQALGSIIFIITPGTRLLSVDVFEAVVRGEVGQAAAFSTLMLAMAGAGAALIMLAATRNGKRHDIR from the coding sequence ATGCCCGAGCCGAGCGCACCGCCCCTCCGAAACAGGGGGTACCTGATCTCCTGCGCGGCCTTTGCCGTGCTCATCCTGCTGGTGGGCTACCCGGCCCTGACCGTCTTGCTCGAAAGCGTGCGCCCCGGCGGGGAATGGGGGCTCTCGGCCTACGCCCGGCTGTGGGCCGGGCCGCGCCTGGGGACCGTGGTCGGGTCGAGCCTGGGCGTGGCCCTGGCCGGGTCGCTGTTCGCCTCGCTCATGGGCGGGGCCCTGGCCGTGGTCGTGGCCAAGACCGCCGCGCCGTTGCGGAAACTCATGGCCGCGACCGCGCTGCTGCCCATCATACTGCCCGGCTTCGTGACCTCCATCGCCTACATCTTTCTCTTCGGGCGCAACGGACTGATAACCTATCGGTGGCTGCACATCTCCTGGGACGTGTATAGCTGGAAGAGCGTGCTCGTGCTCCAGAGCGTGGACCAGACCACCACGGCCTTTCTCCTCTCCCTGGCCGCCCTGCGGACCATCGACCCGGCCCTGGAGGAGGCCGCCGGGAGCCTGGGGGCCGGGCCGTGGCGGGTGCTGCGGACCATCACCCTGGCCCTGGCCTCGCCGCTGGGCGTGGCCGGGTTCCTGCTCAACTTCATGCACTCCATGTCCGACTTCGGCACCCCGCTGGTGGTCGGCGGGCCCTTCGACACCCTGGCCTCGGCCTCGTACACCCAGCTCATCGGGCGCTACGACCCGGCCACGGCCTCGGCCCTGAACGTGGTCCTGCTGGCCTTCTGCCTGCTGGCCTATTCGGGCTACGGCGTACTCGAATCGCGCTTCGGCCGGGATCGGGTCATGGACCAGTCGCGCCCGGTGGCCCGGCTCGACCTGGGCTGGCCGGGCCGGGCGGTCTGGCTCGGCTGCCTGCTCTTTTCCCTGTTCATGCTCGCCCTGCTCGGGGCCGTGCTCCTGGCCGCCTTCACCCGCAACGCCGGGGCCGGGGTCGCGCCCACGCTCATGTATTTCGAGGCCGTGTTCACGCGCGGCTTCGCCAGCGCCCGCAACACCCTGGTCTTTTCCTTGGCCGTGGGCGCGGTGTCCGCCCTGGGCGGGCAGATCCTCGCCTACCTTATAAAGAGGGTACGCATCCCCGGCGCGCGGGCTCTGGACGTCCTGGCCACCCTGCCTTTCGCCGTGCCCGGCACCTTCATCGGCGTGGGCTACGCCCTGGCCTTCAACCGTCCGCCGCTCATCCTGACCGGCACCTGGGCCATCGTGGTTCTCAACCTGGTCGTCCGCAAGCTGCCCATGGGGCTGCGCGCCGGGGCTTCTGTCCTGGCCCGGCAGGACCGCGCCCAGGAGGAAGCCTCGTTCTGCCTGGGGGCCTCACGGCTGCGCACCTTTCTCAAAGTGATCCTGCCCTCGGTGCGCACGGCCATGCTCGCGGGAGGGCTGTACGCCTTTGTCACCTCGGTCCAGGCCTTGGGGTCGATCATCTTCATCATCACGCCGGGCACACGCCTTCTGTCCGTGGACGTGTTCGAGGCCGTGGTCCGGGGCGAAGTGGGTCAGGCCGCGGCCTTCTCCACCCTCATGCTGGCTATGGCGGGTGCGGGGGCCGCGCTCATCATGCTGGCTGCAACGCGAAACGGGAAACGCCATGACATCCGCTAA